In the Desulfallas thermosapovorans DSM 6562 genome, one interval contains:
- the rpmG gene encoding 50S ribosomal protein L33 translates to MRVGVTLACTECKRRNYTTTKNKKNDPNRIEMKKYCKFCHTHTMHKETR, encoded by the coding sequence GTGAGGGTGGGAGTAACATTGGCCTGCACCGAGTGCAAGCGTAGAAACTATACGACAACCAAGAACAAGAAAAACGACCCCAACCGCATTGAGATGAAGAAATATTGCAAGTTCTGTCATACCCATACCATGCACAAGGAAACCAGATAA
- the secE gene encoding preprotein translocase subunit SecE, protein MAVTKKDKGAGAGKELVKKDNRKEVAKKNAAANKPGRIEQARTFFRGVTNELKKVHWPNRRETMIYTSVVLVSVMFVAVLIWVFDIILGSAMGMLIK, encoded by the coding sequence GTGGCCGTAACGAAAAAAGATAAAGGCGCAGGCGCAGGGAAGGAACTGGTTAAAAAGGATAACCGCAAAGAAGTAGCCAAAAAAAATGCTGCTGCCAACAAGCCTGGCCGGATCGAGCAAGCCAGAACCTTTTTCCGTGGCGTAACCAATGAACTTAAAAAGGTGCACTGGCCCAACCGCAGGGAAACCATGATTTATACTTCAGTGGTTTTGGTTTCGGTTATGTTTGTGGCTGTATTGATTTGGGTATTTGATATTATTCTCGGTTCGGCCATGGGTATGCTGATAAAATAA
- the nusG gene encoding transcription termination/antitermination protein NusG gives MSKRWFVIHTYSGYENKVKANLEKRIESMNMEDKIFRILVPMEDEVEVKDGKKKVTKRKIFPGYVLVEMIMTDDSWYVVRNTPGVTGFVGSGTKPIPLDEAEARQIIRQMGMDEPRTKVDFNPGEQVRVISGPFENFGGVIEEILLDKNKLKVLISMFGRETPVELDYNQVEKIT, from the coding sequence ATGAGCAAGCGCTGGTTTGTCATACATACCTATTCGGGGTACGAAAACAAAGTTAAGGCGAACCTGGAAAAGCGCATTGAGTCCATGAATATGGAAGATAAAATATTCCGTATTTTGGTTCCCATGGAAGATGAGGTTGAGGTTAAAGACGGCAAAAAAAAGGTTACCAAGCGGAAAATCTTCCCCGGCTACGTGCTGGTTGAAATGATCATGACCGACGATTCATGGTATGTGGTGCGTAACACTCCCGGAGTGACCGGGTTTGTAGGTAGCGGAACCAAACCTATTCCTTTGGATGAAGCCGAAGCCCGGCAGATTATCAGGCAGATGGGCATGGATGAGCCGCGTACCAAAGTCGACTTTAATCCTGGAGAGCAGGTGCGGGTTATTTCCGGCCCCTTTGAGAATTTTGGCGGTGTAATTGAGGAAATACTGCTGGATAAGAACAAATTAAAAGTATTGATATCCATGTTTGGCCGGGAAACCCCGGTGGAGCTTGATTATAATCAGGTGGAAAAAATAACTTAG